The proteins below come from a single Tachysurus fulvidraco isolate hzauxx_2018 chromosome 13, HZAU_PFXX_2.0, whole genome shotgun sequence genomic window:
- the il34 gene encoding interleukin-34 has translation MVRFEAWLFNLFLGLMWALPFWMSPVKSNLCTPLKTLKDQLNATLRRRFLKYNFPINYTIQVRYEEVFRLRNISRLNDTVDVRDLQDVWVKVTKTGIKKILAVLPEKHPTHHKYLKNLDELFSSFLDSYQMQKSEERDIPDVIDDIFVRLDDPYYQGWRSVTPKSLLDNCYRTMHCLFKDCFLINGDEDYCTSQHWRKGKGTQG, from the exons ATGGTTCGATTTGAAGCTTGGCTCTTTAATCTGTTTCTGG GTCTGATGTGGGCATTACCATTCTGGATGAGTCCTGTAAAATCTAATTTATGCACACCTCTGAAAACCCTGAAAGATCAGCTCAATGCAACATTAAGGAGACGATTTTTG aaatataacTTTCCTATTAACTACACCATTCAAGTGCGTTATGAAGAGGTCTTCAGACTGAGAAATATCAGTCGGCTG AATGACACTGTAGATGTGAGGGATCTCCAGGATGTGTGGGTCAAGGTCACTAAGACAGGAATAAAGAAGATTTTGGCTGTGCTGCCAGAGAAACACCCAACACACCATAAATACCTGAAAAACCTTGATGAACTTTTTTCAAGCTTCTTGGACAGCTATCAAATGCAGAAATCTGAGGAG agagatattCCAGATGTCATTGATGACATTTTTGTACGCTTGGATGACCCATACTACCAGGGCTGGAGATCTGTCACACCTAAATCATTGCTCGACAACTGTTATCGGACCATGCACTGCCTATTCAAGGACTGCTTCTTAATCAACGGCGATGAAGACT ACTGCACATCTCAGCACTGGAGAAAAGGAAAGGGAACACAGGGATGA
- the lonp2 gene encoding lon protease homolog 2, peroxisomal, with protein MSSSGGIQIPSRLPLLLTHEGVLLPGSTVRISIDSARNMQLVKSRLLKGTSLKSTIIGVIPNTRDPEHDSEELPSLHSIGTAGLAVQVVGSNWPKPHYTLLITGLCRFRVTQLMRERPFPLALVEQLDKLEQYTEGQQLDGDLGELSQKFYQAAVQLVGMLDISVPVVAKLRRLLDSLPRETLPDVLAAMIRTSNTEKLQVLNAVDLEERFKKTLPLLTRQIEGLKLLQKTRKPKPDDEKRVLVIRKGGAFPGRQFSLDEEGEDEEGDDMAVLERKVNEAAMPESALRVCLKELKRLKKMPQSMPEYALTRNYLELMVELPWNKSTKDCLDIRAARVLLDNDHYALEKLKRRVLEYLAVRQLKSSLKGPILCFVGPPGVGKTSVGRSIAKTLGREFHRIALGGVCDQSDIRGHRRTYVGSMPGRIINGLKTVGVNNPVFLLDEVDKLGKSLQGDPAAALLEVLDPEQNHSFTDHYLNVAFDLSQVLFIATANTTATIPPALLDRMEVLHVPGYTQEEKVEIAHRHLIPHQLEQHGLTPQQLQIPQDTTQEIISKYTREAGVRSLERKIGAICRAVAVKVAEGHKLSRSELSSESGAGQERAGTGRDSDLAAPPEMPIVIDHVALKDILGPQLFEMEVSERLTLPGVAIGLAWTPLGGEIMFVEASRMEGEGQLTLTGQLGDVMKESAHLAISWLRSNAKNYQLTNIAGSADPLEGTDIHLHFPAGAVTKDGPSAGVTIVTCLASLFSGRLVRSDVAMTGEITLRGLVLPVGGIKDKVLAAHRAGLKRVILPKRNEKDLEEVPAHIRAELDFVPASTLNEVLNAAFDGGFPTATVTHPQVSSKL; from the exons ATGTCTTCCAGTGGTGGGATTCAGATACCCAGCCGTTTGCCTTTATTACTAACTCATGAAGGGGTTCTTTTGCCGGGCTCCACGGTGAGAATTAGCATCGACTCGGCGAGAAACATGCAGCTGGTGAAGAGCAGGCTGCTGAAGGGGACCTCACTGAAAAGCACTATTATAGGAGTGATTCCCAACACCAGAGACCCGGAGCACGACAGCGAGGAGCTCCCGTCTTTACACAG CATTGGCACAGCAGGCTTAGCAGTCCAGGTAGTGGGCAGTAACTGGCCAAAGCCACACTACACGCTGCTCATCACGGGTTTGTGCCGCTTCCGTGTGACGCAGCTGATGAGGGAGAGACCTTTCCCTTTGGCTTTGGTGGAACAGCTGGACAAGCTGGAGCAGTACACAGAGGGACAGCAGCTGGATGGAGACCTAGGAGAACTTTCTCAAAAGTTCTACCAGGCTGCAGTACAG TTAGTGGGAATGTTAGATATATCAGTGCCCGTAGTAGCGAAGCTGAGGCGGCTGCTCGATAGCCTGCCCAGAGAAACCCTGCCTGACGTGCTTGCCGCAATGATCCGCACCTCCAACACAGAGAAGCTCCag GTCCTGAATGCAGTAGATCTGGAGGAGCGATTTAAGAAGACTCTTCCACTGCTTACCAGACAGATCGAGGGCCTCAAACTGCTGCAGAAGACTCGTAAACCCAAACCTGATGATGAAAAGAGG GTACTGGTTATCCGCAAAGGTGGTGCGTTCCCTGGCCGTCAGTTCTCTCTTGATGAGGAGGGTGAGGATGAGGAGGGTGATGACATGGCTGTGTTGGAGAGGAAGGTGAATGAGGCAGCAATGCCTGAGTCAGCCCTACGTGTATGTTTAAAAGAACTCAAGCG TCTGAAGAAAATGCCCCAGTCCATGCCAGAGTACGCTCTCACCCGCAACTACCTGGAGCTCATGGTGGAACTGCCATGGAATAAAAGCACCAAAg ACTGCCTAGACATTCGTGCTGCACGGGTGCTTCTGGACAATGATCACTATGCTCTAGAAAAGCTGAAGAGGCGGGTGCTGGAGTATCTTGCAGTGCGGCAGCTCAAGAGCTCTCTTAAAGGTCCTATTCTTTGCTTCGTGGGGCCTCCGGGTGTGGGAAAAACTAGTGTTGGTCGCTCCATTGCCAAAACCCTGGGCAGGGAGTTTCACCGTATTGCCCTGGGAGGGGTGTGTGACCAGTCAGATATCCGTGGACACAG GCGAACCTACGTGGGCAGCATGCCTGGACGCATCATCAATGGCCTGAAGACTGTCGGCGTTAACAATCCTGTATTTTTATTGGATGAAGTGGACAAATTGGGCAAGAGCCTGCAGGGAGACCCCGCTGCTGCCCTGTTGGAG GTTCTGGACCCTGAACAAAACCACAGTTTTACTGACCACTACCTTAATGTGGCCTTCGATCTCTCACAAGTCCTCTTCATCGCCACAGCAAACACCACAGCAACCATCCCCCCTGCTCTGTTGGACAGAATGGAGGTTCTGCATGTGCCAG GATACACACAGGAGGAGAAAGTGGAAATCGCTCATCGGCACCTGATCCCCCATCAGCTCGAGCAGCATGGCCTCACTCCTCAGCAGCTGCAGATCCCTCAAGACACCACACAAGAAATCATCAGCAA GTACACGCGGGAAGCTGGTGTGCGCTCTTTAGAGAGGAAGATTGGAGCCATCTGTCGAGCAGTGGCTGTGAAGGTGGCAGAAGGTCATAAGTTGTCAAGATCAGAGTTGTCCAGTGAATCTGGAGCAG GTCAGGAGCGAGCAGGGACAGGACGGGATTCTGACTTGGCAGCTCCTCCAGAGATGCCCATCGTCATTGACCACGTTGCTCTCAAAGACATTTTGGGGCCACAGCTCTTTGAGATGGAG gtgtcCGAGCGCCTGACTCTCCCTGGTGTGGCTATAGGCCTGGCCTGGACTCCACTTGGAGGTGAGATCATGTTTGTGGAAGCCAGTCGCATGGAGGGTGAAGGTCAGCTCACACTAACTGGCCAGTTGGGTGATGTTATGAAGGAGTCAGCACATCTGGCCATCAGCTGGCTCCGAAGCAATGCCAAGAACTACCAGTTAACAAACA TTGCAGGCTCTGCTGACCCTCTTGAGGGCACTGACATCCACTTACACTTCCCTGCCGGTGCAGTCACTAAAGATGGCCCTTCTGCTGGAGTTACTATTGTAACATGTCTAGCCTCTCTGTTCAGTGGGCGTCTGGTGCGCTCTGATGTTGCCATGACAGGAGAAATCACACTGAGAGGCCTGGTACTGCCG GTGGGTGGCATTAAGGATAAAGTCCTGGCAGCTCACCGTGCTGGTCTCAAGCGTGTCATCCTCCCCAAACGTAACGAAAAGGACCTAGAGGAGGTTCCAGCCCACATCCGTGCCGAATTGGACTTCGTCCCAGCTAGTACTTTAAACGAGGTTCTTAACGCTGCCTTTGATGGTGGTTTCCCTACTGCAACTGTAACACATCCACAGGTTAGCAGCAAGCTCTGA